GTAGTTTCTGAATACGATTTTACGAAGTGACGGGGTTGGGTAGATACATTTATTCTGCAGAATTATGTCCAACCAGACTTTTTTAGTGTGcccataaaagaacaaaaaaaagaagtgTGGTGGTGGTGAAATTTGCCTACGTACTATCTGCAGTGGTCATATAACAATCAAAATAGAGAAAAGGGTGGAATACAAATAGTATATCATCTAAGCATTTGGTGGGAATAAATATTCTCCATGAAAATTGTTTTCTTAAGGAAATATTTACCTTGGAAATCAATTCATGGATCATTTTCGCTGTTGGTTGCATATAGAAGTTGGTGAAATATAATAGTCCTACGAGATGTAGAATCAGAATCAGGATAGTGTTTTGATGAGATTTGTTATGATTAAAGATTGGCAAGAACTCCTAGGTGGAATAAGTCGTATGCAGTAGAAATTTGGATATTTCTAAGCAGACGAAAATGCCAAGGTGTTCTCCAGATATAAAATGTTTTACTGTGTGTCCTCTCATGACCGagttctttttctattttatttttcattagctAATGCATTTAGTTGTATTGATGGCACATAAATAAGAATGTCCGAAATATGTGATGAATAATGTCAGTGACTCATGGAATATGGATGCCGTCCATAATGATTTCAGGTTTGAGTCAATCACCTTTAGAAGAACAAAGGAGGCTGCAAATAAGCAAAATGAGATGCAGCAGAGTACTGGAATTGTTGAAGCCATAATACTGGAGGTCAAAGACAGGAACGAAATTGGGGGTTCCTATCTGAATTCTGATGCGATATGCTGCACCCCTGCTCTTTCCAAAGATGGATCATGCAAGGTAGGAGAGGTTATAATCCATCAAGATCCTGAGAATCCTGGGTGGCCAAAACGGATTCAGACGTCCTTCGAGGGAAACCGTGAAGAGGCTATTATGGTACTCCAGACTGTTGAGATCAACAAGACTGGAATGTATTATCTCTATTTTATGTTCTGCAATCCAGAACTCAAGGGCACATTAATTAGTGGTAGAACTGTTTGGAGAAACCCAGAAGGCTACCTACCTGGGAAGATGGCACCACTAATGACATTTTATGGTTTGATGTCTCTAGCATACCTCATTCTTGGTCTCTTGTGGTTTTTACGGTTTGTGCATCATTGGAAGGACATAATACAATTGCACTATCACATTACTGCCGTGATTGGGCTTGGAATGTGTGAAATGGCTCTTTGGTATTTTGAATATGCAAATTTTAACGCTACAGGAAGTAGGCCTATGGGAATCACCATGTGGGCTGTTACCTTTAGTGCTATCAAGAAGACTGTCTCACGTTTACTTCTTCTTGTGGTATCGATGGGTTATGGTGTTGTAAGACCCACACTTGGAAGTATAACCTCAAAGGTACTTCTTCTGGGTGTGGTATACTTTCTAGCTTCTGAAGCGTTGGAGCTGGTTGAACATTTGGGAAATATCAATGACTTCTCTGGAAAAGCTAGAATCTTTTTGGTGTTACCTGTTGCTTTGTTAGACTCCTGCTTCATCGTATGGATATTTTCCTCATTATCCAAAACTTTAGAGAAGCTTCAGGTGATGACAACTTTCCTTTTCTTTATTCTGGTAGTCATAGATTGGTCAAAAAGTACCATTCACAAAAATAAGATGGTTGATCGGTTTTACTTGtttaaaaaaacaataataatatataaaggaTGGTTGATCATCTATGTACTGTCAGATTTCGTGCTTTAAGAATTGCTTCTTTGCTCAAAGGAAAAGACAATtgcattttcatcaaaatcatactctttctctcttttttattgcTTGGTGGAGGTAACTAATGCCTTTGAACTCCGGTTGGTAGACATAGATAACTGCAACAATTATACCAATATAGACCATCACACTCTTTTTAACTCTTCTTAACACGTAGGAGAAGGTTTACATGATTGTCAACTGTTTTAAGTTTTTTCGTATTTTCTTTGACTGGAAAGCTTTGATTTTCTTCAATGCGGGAGGAGAGCACACACATCCTTGTATGCAAACTGATAGTTTCCTTCTTTTCCCATATGGATCTCAGATTCGGAGAAGCATGGCCAAGCTTGAACTGTACCGAAAGTTTACTAATTCTCTAGCCGTTTCGGTTCTGCTCTCTGTTGCTTGGATTGGCTATGAGGTACCTTGtatcttcctttttctttctgCAATATTATAAGCCTCCCTGTATGTGAAAGTTTCACTAGGTACTTATTGTATTATGCAACAATGCAAGTCATATCTTGTGCTTTTGATTATTTCCTCTGATAAGTTTCACTCTGCATCTCTTCATGTCATATCTCTCTGTTTGAGATTTCTTGATTTCCCTACAAAAGATGATTTCTTTGTTTGTTCAGCTCTACTTTAATGCAAGTGATCCATTGAGTGAGTTGTGGCGAAGAGCCTGGATTATACCTGCTTTCTGGACCTTGCTAGCATACTTGCTTTTATTGGTAATATGCGTTCTCTGGGCTCCTTCTAATAACCCAACCAGGTGAACAATCCTTACCCTTCCGTTTATTGTCCATGTAATTAGTATAGCTTGCTTCTATTGTTACTGTCTGAAGATTACTGTAAAGAAATGAGGATTAAAAGCTACGTCCAGTCATAGGATGATCTAAGCGTGCATTAGTGATGGCTACTGAGTACCATTTATAAATGGAAAGGATGGTACATATTCATGATTAACTGTGATTTGACGCTGCAAAGTGAGTCTTTGGGCTACAGGAGAAAATGGTATTCACTGTCCATTATCAATGACTATAAAGCATAATTGTATTCAACTTTTGTATTTTTGGTTTTTTGGAATGTTCATTGCAAAGACAGGGACGCTGGGACAGTTTTTAGAGTCCTTatagaaaattttcttttctgCTAACCAAGCCTGGATGTAGCTGTAACTATAACCTATATGGTTTTGTTGGAGTCAATACAAATGttaccttatcaaaaaaaaataaaatcaatgactAGAAAAGATCTATATTGAGTATTGGAAGACATAGTGCTCAAGAGTGACAAAAATTCTTGGCCTTCAGTGTGTGGAGTTGGGTGGAAATATAGGATCTTTTCGGAATCATTTTTGGCATTTGTATGCGTCTGTACAAATAGTTGTGCAGAATTTGTACTAGTGTAACAATGTGAGTTGAAAGATGTTAGTTGTTCTTTTGATATTTATCTCCTAAATTGACTAGTTATATCAAAATGAATGAAGCATTTTGCGTGTTTCCAATTAATCTGGACATAACTGATGGTAAAGTGCTACCTGTTTTACTTTAGGGGAAAACAAAAGCCTTATATCTTTATAACAGAAAAACAGTTTGATATAGTTGAAAATAAATGCACGGACAGATGGTTATAGGAATTACTTAGCATAAAATTCTTCCAAAAAGGTTTATGGACGCTACATCTGATAAGAAACAAAGAAGGAAGAAtaagaaagaaaggaaatataGAAAAGGATATGTGGATTAATACCTAAGCTACTGAAATTATGGCAACAAGGGGCTAAAACCCTCACCTCTCAATTGATTTCAACAACTAAAACGAAACCCTAGCTTGAAAAATCAAGGAAACTAGAAACACGAATGGAAAATCTTCAATTAATCAAGCTAATAAGTTCACCGACAATTCCAAGAGTCAACTACTAAGCACCCACCAATTACTCACTAAATTAATCACTAAATCCCTTAAGGGAGTTTGCTAAGAAGAAACTACGATTCTCATAGTTGAATATTCATCAAAACtactttcaaaataaaagaaatcctATCATTCTAAGGAAATAAAGAAGACAACTAGCTTTTACAACTTTTCCCTTAATGAGACAAGGGCCTTGTTTTGTTGCCTCTTTTTTGTGAATCTTGAATTTAAGAGATGACACTTGCATACATAGCCTCTTTTCTCCCTCTTCCTCACTTTGATTGACCTTCCACACATTGTATGTCTTCCTTTGGCATCCTTCAAGCTCCAAGTTCAAGCTATCATCCATATGTGGAAACCCCTCCTAATTTGCCTCAAGCTACCCAtgctcgtatcatcctccccttcttcaAAAGGATTCGTTCTCGAATTCGAACCTTGCAAAAATGTGAGAAGGACAAACAACAAACATATCCTCATAGCATGAGGGTTAGCACAAAGGTTATCAATCATACCAACTTGCCAAGGAGGCACACATTTGACATACAACCAACTATCTTGTGTATTGAATAAGATTCATTCATCATATAAGGTATAAAGGAATTGGTCATAAGCAACGTCATGTGACAAGGAAACCACAAAGGTCTTAATAGCATCAAGAATCTCGAGATATGACATCATATATACTTTAGGATCCATGAGGCACAATTGTTTCATTGCCTCACAAGAAGACCTCACCAAAAAGGGTACAATCACCCAGAAGGGTTCATTCGAATCAAAGAAGTACAAGACCCACGTATCTCTATCTCCATACAATACAAATCCCATACCATCATGGGTATCATCGTAAGCAAAGAGGTAGCAGGGAAAGGTGTTAAGCTTACTATTCTCATCTAGGGCGTGCGAAAAGATAAGGACACCGGTAGATAGAAGAGACATTTTAAGCACTAAACAACCCTCTTTATCAAGCAACTTCCCAAAGAAAGGAAGTGCACCAACAAAGCCATATTACTAGAATTGTTGTGGAATCTATTAGGAGTCAAATCACTCTATATCAAATAATACTCCCAATGATTTGGAGCCCCTCCTATCATAGTATCAAGCATCATAGTATCAACATACTTCCGAGAGTCCTATTTGAAACTTCAACTTGTCCAGCCCGATGAAGGTGACAAGGAGCTTTCAATATCCAGGGACTCTCCTAAAAATAAATAAGCAACTTAGCACCCACTAGTTGTGGTCCACACAACTTAAGCACTAGTGTGTCAAACAAAGATGCATGAACATAGAAACTCCCAAAATAGACAATGACACATTTGCCTTAGGGTTCACAACATGAGACCACATTTGAGAAGAGGGTCATCACATGCGAACAAGTAGTAAAGAAAGGTGTTACTTAAATGAACTCCATCCTAGGTGTGCCCACATATAGAATCACTGTTTGGTCCACAAGCATTAAGGCCTTGATCAAGAATGGGTTcacacaagaatgaaagggtcaTTGGAGAACATACACCCCCCCGCCTTCCGACCACTAAACCCTCCAATAGACGTATtatcatctttcaagaagagagtTCCATTTTCGAAAAGTGTGTCATCATACCATAGTGGATTCTCAATCACTTGATAGTTTTCAAGAGGGGCTACACTTCTATCATGCCAAGACACACTATTATGCATTTCACCTTCATTAGTCATGTCAACCTCAAACAAGGGATTGTCCGTGAAAACACATTCCACCTCAAAATCTTTATGAGAAGAACAAGGATTGGGATCACAATTCAAGGATTCATTATTTAGGTGCAATGACTTTACATGACTATCTACATGGCTAGCTATATTAATGCCAACACTAAATTGAGGTTCCTTAAGTTCATCACAAAACTTCTCTTTTAGTGGGTCATCATTacacacaagttgatcaacaccaatatcaatTGATAATGAACTATTATTCAAAGTGCATGTATCAACACTAGGTGGTCACAAATTGATCTTAATAGAAGAATCAactcggtcatcaataggataaactagtgtatccacattcTCAACATACACATTATCAAAACATGGCAAAGAATCACATGACAATTAATACGACCCAAAATACGAAAGGCAAAAAATAACACGACAATAAAGGATAAACGATAGTATTGAAATGCGGAAAATAAAGGATACagatagagatagagatggaaagatagacacaagaagataagaaagaaaacaatcGAAGGATATTTCGAATCCACCGACCTTCCTTAAGATTATCAACAAACACCTATCTCTTAGATTGACCACGAGGAAATCGAAACTCCCTTGCAACCACTATTTCTAACCGATAATCAACGTCGGATTTTCCAAGCACTCACTCTCTTTCAAGAGTTTTACAATATCAATAGTCATAAAAATCTACCTAAGGAAATGAAAGACAAGCTATTTATAGTCTCTAGGATAGGCCTTATTAcaaatgggcccaaaagtgacccatcaAGGAGGACTACCTTGTTTGGCAATGGTGTGGGGCAAATTGATGATATTTCACCATGTTCGGCGATGATTTTTTGTGTCGCCAAAAGGGACAGAATCTCCTTTGGCTTTTCCTTCACTTGAGTTTGTCCTTCCATACTCCAAGTCACCTTCCAAACACGATATTGCTCATTTTAGGTCTCAAAAAGGGTCCTCCACACATGTTCTTGTGTCCTTATGATGTCCATTGCTTGGACCCAATTGTGTTGGCCTTGCAATATAGGTATTGAAAGGTTGGTGCCAATTTGGATTGTATCGTCCTCCCTTCTTAAAAAAGATTCATCCTTGAATCTGAACCTTGCAAAATCATAGGGAAAACAAACAACCACAATATCCTGATGACATGAGAGTTAGCGTTAGCAACAACAATTTTATCACCATGCCAAAGATGCACTCACTTAACATATTACCAAGTATTATAATGTTCAATCAAGGGGTGGTATCCCAACATAATGTAATCAACAAAAAGGCCAATGATAGAACTTATAGTGAACATAACATGTAATCGACACCCTAAATTGCTCAGTCTTATGGTATAACCAAGTATCAACATGCTCCATAAAGAGTACATACTCCAATAAAACTATGGACACTTGGCTTTACAAAAGACTTTGACAAAGGGCCAAACCAAGAAAACCATGGCATTTAGGTAACAACACAAGCAAGCTCATATTGGTCCTACATTTTCTAAAGCACACACTCCTTTTCAAGTCAAGAGTCTCATGAATATTCCCATGGCTAAGTGTGATGTCATAAGCTAGGTTTCCTAAGTTAAGACTCCACCCAAAGCACTAGCCATTCTCAAGGATGGGATTATTCCCAAATCACCTCCGGGGTCAAATACCAAGGTATTTCCTGCACAAGTCAACAAACATGTTGCATTTAAGCTCACAATAGGGATAAGTAGTAACACAAAGAAAACATCACAAGAATGCAAGAAATGGTTACTACCATGTTCATCACAACAAGAAGTGACCTCGATGGCTTTAGAAAGCCTAAGAATAGGCAAGAGCCACGGATACATACCTTTGAAGGAAGTATTAGAGGTGATTTCATACCACATTGATTTTTCATAAGGTCTTCTCCATTGGTAATTCTCCTCAAGACTCCTTTCTCTGTAAGACATCACAAACAAGTTAATTAAACAAGTAAGTTCATTAAAAGATAGAGTTCTACCTTTAAGCTCATGGGTCCTACACCAAGCTTCAAGTAGCATTTGTTCGCCTTTTAGGTTACAAGCTTTGACATAGTTCATGCCAAGAGAATGCTCTTTTACCTTCTCGTTGCTCCCCTTCTTAAATGAGCATTCTTTCTTGTTGGAAATCACTCTCGTACATAACTTGGGGTCTATCAAGTGGATTATAAATCCTTAAAAAGATTTTCCGTTGTAGGGAAGGGTTCCAGcaacctcaatcaatttttgtctGTCATCTTGACCAAGCACCAAGTTGGGTGTATACAAACCACCACACTCCAAATGGTCATCGGGGTCAAATGGAAGAAGTATCCATGAACATGGGTCAATGCAATACCCATTTTCCCTAAGGGTGCCGCTATCACAAAAAGACATACGCTCTATATAACTATAGGCTAAgggcaaatagagagtagagaaaggtgttACGCAAATTAACTTCAACTAAGTTGTCCTCATGCATATGCTCACTATTAGATTCAAGACCATCAACAAGAGCATCTTCAACGACAGGAGCACACAGAGAAGAAAAAACAATTTCTAACAAGTACACCTTCTTTCTCAAGGGAAGGATCTCCAATTTGACACAAACCACCACTAGCATCAAGTAGATCATGACTTATGTCAACACAAGAATTAATATATTCATCAGACAAAGGTGGGGTATCATACAATGGATCATAACCAAAATTATTTTCATAGGAACAATCACTAGTGgggtttctcaaatattcaagcaaatcaaagctatcttcacccaattgatcattccttttCAAGAGTGAGAGATCACTATAAAAAATCTGATAGTTAGCACAATCTTTACtcaatcctatattcttaatggATTTCAAGAAATAGGAAGACATGTGAATCTTAAGCATTCCATTCCTCTTTTTAAACACATCACATTGCACACTACAAAGTGACAAGCCGCAAGTGATCTCACCGTTTTCAAGCAAGacatttttctttgagagaggaTTAACAAACAAGGGTGAGGATTTAAAGCATGCAAGCTCACTTTCAAAAAGATATATGTCATCTTTCACATTATTTTCATCCACATGATATCCATGAGCAAAACTAATAACAGGATCAACATCATATGATGTGCTCAAGAGATCATTTTATTCAcatgatcaactctatcaacaACATCATTATCTTGAGGCTCATCAAGCACACAACCAATATGCTCAAGTAGTGTATTAGATTCAAAAGTACGTTGATCAATACATTTTTCCATAGTCATGTCATCACTAGATAAGGGGTTATCCTCATGTTCACATTCCACATCAAGATTCTCATGATAGGAGCTAGGAATGGATTCAACATCTAAGGAATTgccacttccaagtaagaatcCTACATGACTATCCGCAAGATCAACTTTATCTTTGCCATCACTAAGTTGAGGTTCATTAAGAGCATCATACAATTCCTCACTTAGCGAATCAACGGCCATATAAGTCGATCAATGCACATACCTTCACTAGTTGTAGGCAACTCACATGCCAACATAGACTCACCTTGATTTTCACAAGGGTCAATTAGTGTGTGAATACCCTTATCACATGGTAATAGTACCTCGTTCAAGCTATATGTTCCAACACTAGGTGTCGCTCTTACttgaagagtcaattcggtcatctataggatcaactagtgtttgcAAACTCACAacatgaacttgatcatcatgcAACATAGTGCTATTAGTAGTATCACAAAGGAAAGACTCATTATGCTCAACATTAGACAAGCCATCATTTAGACTTACTTGGCTACTAGCCACATCAAGACTTTTCAAGTTTAAAGAAGTGCAAGTGTTAGCATTGTTACCTTGTTAGCTCATAAAAAGTATGGTCTTCACCTTGGTATTTGACATGGGAGCTCATTTCTCCTTTGGGAAGTTCTCATCATGTGAGAGTTTGTCAATTCTACTCCCTTTGAGTCAAATCCTCATCACTCTTCTCAAAGTTGGAATTCGTAGATAAGAACTCCGTTAGGTCTTTAAGCATGTGTTCGTAAGGAACTGTCCTTAGATCCTCCTTTGGAAGTATTTGTTCACAAACCTGCACAAGAGAAGGGATGATACTAGGTAAAATACTAGTATCTTGGTTAGTGGGAAACAAGGGGTTGGTGTTGACAAGTCCCACAATTAAGTGTTCTTTGTCCACTTCTTTCAAACTACTCCTTGGCTCATCACTCTTAGTCAACTCTtttccttgagtcaagtctttcTTTCCTTGCACAAGAGATGATTCCCTTTTCCTCTTCTCTACCTCTTCCTACTTCAATACTTTCCGGAACCTTTTATGTCTCATAGTCCCTACTCACTTGCTCGGGTGTCAAGGGATCAAGAATGTGCTTTTGTTTTCTAAATACAAGTAAATACAAGTATGTATTTGTTGGACTTCTCTCGATATTGGACTGACGTATCATCCTTCCATGGCTTACCAAGCAACAGGGCAATAAATCACATCATACTTTATCTTGATACTTGCCCACTCTAAAGTTAATGATTGCTTGCTCGATTACCTCTATTGAACCATTCTCATTGTACCATTGGAGCTTGTAAGGTTTGGGGTGCCTTTGTGTGGGAAGTTTCATTAGATCAACAAGTGTACAAGACACAACATTAACGCTTCTTTCCTATCAATGACCAAGGAACATATATTTTCCAACACCTCAAACCTCGTATGACATAGGTTTTTTCTTTGATCATGTTCCTCTTTCaaaggttcccacactacatgcCTTAATGCATGAGATATGCTCCACTCTAATTCCAATTGCTCATCATCCCCTTCCGAGATCACCAAATTATGTCTATGGGTTGGAGCACTTTGGACTTGCTCACTTGGTAATACTTGTGAGTTGGTTTGGAAGCTAGAATCCATGGAGTCAAAGGACTCCTCAATGTTAACCATTCAACCACTTATGGAGCTTAAATGTCCTTTCATCACTCCCAATGTACAATTTATGACCTCAATCATTTCCACATAGACTTTGACGTATTACTTCTCATGGGATTATGAGTTTCTTTCTCCGAAGTCATTGTACCTAACAATTAAATACactcaacaaaaacaataaacaatGTTAGCATTAGTAAAATATAAGCTCACAATCTCTTGTGTTTACTCACCTTTGATTGCCTCACAATTGGATTGGCTAGTGTTGAAGATTGCTTATACCTCGGTGGTACACAAGGTGTCGATTGCTACTCTTGGctggagtggattcttgtttaaAGAAAGACAGACGACTCAATATAACAAAAGGACTTGAATCAAGGAGTTAACTACGAAGTTAAAACTAGAAAAGCATAAAAAGAAATGGACTAAGAAAGAAaaagactcaagaactaatcaacaACTAAGTAGGATAATTATTAGTTGGCAAttagtttaagaatcaaagaaGATGAATTAGAATCAAAGGAATGACACTAGGAATTAGAACCGAGATTGGGTGTAAAAGAAAAGACCTTAGTGTTTGGGAACCATGTTAGATCGCCAAAAGTCAAGCTACCATCGCTGAATTGATCTAAGCATCGCCCAAATGATGGTCTTGATCGCCAAAATGGATAGCAACAAAGGATGGGTGCGGCGACTGCCTGAAGAGTATCGTCAAAGTGCACTTGATTTTGCCTAATTGTCCCTTAACATCGCCAAACTTGGCAGATTGCAAGCGGAGGGTTCGGTGATGTCCTTTCCCTTTGAGTAAGGCTCCTACTCACTTTTGTAACACCTTTCCATCGCCAAAATGGTCTGTAGCATCGCTCAAAGAGACAGCATTGCTTAAATGGACAGTTTGTTGGACTAGTCAACAAACTATCGCCAAATTAATTTTGTAAACTGCTAATGAGTTGGCTATGTCCCTTGAACTTTTGTATTGTTCTTGCATCGCCAAAAGGGCTCATTGTATCGCAAAAATGACCAGAAACTCACCCCAAAACGTTCAGCTCAAGGCCAACTGAAAGAAGCTTCTGGGAATTGTACCCTGTGGTCCCCTTGTACTTCCTTCTttgtttttttcctcttttggaATATTCTCTTTTGTACCAACACTTCTCTTTTCCTTTCCTTGT
The Capsicum annuum cultivar UCD-10X-F1 chromosome 6, UCD10Xv1.1, whole genome shotgun sequence DNA segment above includes these coding regions:
- the LOC107873365 gene encoding transmembrane protein 87B, which gives rise to MRYVKGKCDLIIGGLVFLSCLVITGVNGSIHEYKDEAFIPRFNSFFFHGGSEGLYASKVQDSPLPVSDDSNNNKPLNGKSFIRFESITFRRTKEAANKQNEMQQSTGIVEAIILEVKDRNEIGGSYLNSDAICCTPALSKDGSCKVGEVIIHQDPENPGWPKRIQTSFEGNREEAIMVLQTVEINKTGMYYLYFMFCNPELKGTLISGRTVWRNPEGYLPGKMAPLMTFYGLMSLAYLILGLLWFLRFVHHWKDIIQLHYHITAVIGLGMCEMALWYFEYANFNATGSRPMGITMWAVTFSAIKKTVSRLLLLVVSMGYGVVRPTLGSITSKVLLLGVVYFLASEALELVEHLGNINDFSGKARIFLVLPVALLDSCFIVWIFSSLSKTLEKLQIRRSMAKLELYRKFTNSLAVSVLLSVAWIGYELYFNASDPLSELWRRAWIIPAFWTLLAYLLLLVICVLWAPSNNPTRYAYSGEALDDDDEGLSLTGSGVIVGGDLSKLERKERKASITADHVFGLGEVVLEEDKRE